Proteins encoded by one window of Cyanobium sp. NS01:
- the rpsD gene encoding 30S ribosomal protein S4: protein MSRYRGPRLRITRRLGDLPGLTRKSAKRSYPPGQHGQARRKRSEYAIRLEEKQKLRFNYGISERQLVRYVKKARAQGGSSGTNLLKLLESRLDNICFRLGFGPTVPGARQFVNHGHVTVNGRVVDIASFQCKPGDVVAVRERKQSRKLAEGNLEFPGLANIPPHLELDKGKFTAKVISRCEREWVALEINELLVVEFYSRKV, encoded by the coding sequence ATGTCTCGTTACCGCGGCCCTCGTCTGAGGATCACGCGGCGCTTGGGAGACCTTCCCGGTCTCACCCGTAAGTCCGCCAAGCGGTCTTATCCCCCCGGTCAGCACGGCCAAGCCCGTCGCAAGCGCTCCGAATACGCCATCCGCTTGGAAGAGAAGCAGAAGCTTCGCTTCAACTACGGCATCTCCGAGCGCCAGCTGGTGCGCTACGTCAAGAAAGCGCGAGCCCAGGGAGGCTCCAGCGGCACCAACCTGCTCAAGCTGCTCGAGAGCCGGCTCGACAACATCTGTTTCCGCCTCGGCTTCGGGCCCACCGTGCCCGGCGCTCGCCAGTTCGTGAACCATGGCCATGTGACCGTGAACGGCCGGGTCGTGGACATTGCCAGCTTCCAGTGCAAGCCCGGCGACGTGGTCGCCGTGCGCGAGCGCAAGCAGAGCCGCAAGCTGGCGGAGGGCAACCTGGAATTCCCGGGCCTGGCCAACATCCCGCCCCACCTGGAACTGGACAAGGGCAAGTTCACCGCCAAGGTGATCAGCCGCTGCGAGCGCGAATGGGTCGCCCTCGAAATCAACGAGCTGCTGGTGGTGGAGTTCTATTCCCGCAAGGTGTAG
- a CDS encoding sulfotransferase, whose amino-acid sequence MPNFIIIGAAKSATTTLAAVLSSHTDIFISRPKEPKFFGRHYGKGWPWYRGLFRAGSGFAWRGEASTMYASPLREFRDAPGLMHRYFPGMKIVYVVRHPLDRLVSQWRHVKGRCPDYVAFERILSDRRAARLLIGCSSYYERINAYRRYFPDQQIHCLTFEDLIADPAAVLGELLVFLGLPPQTHSILEAGELPKLNKVGQKGRAHVSEPDWPGPMRASVIQRLRPDAEAFLAYIGKPKDYWTW is encoded by the coding sequence TTGCCTAATTTCATCATCATCGGTGCCGCCAAGTCGGCCACGACAACACTTGCAGCCGTGCTCTCAAGCCATACTGATATTTTCATCAGCCGGCCCAAAGAGCCGAAGTTTTTTGGGCGCCATTACGGTAAGGGCTGGCCATGGTATCGGGGCCTCTTCAGGGCCGGATCGGGCTTTGCCTGGCGCGGTGAGGCGAGCACAATGTATGCCAGCCCGCTGAGGGAATTTCGGGATGCTCCTGGGCTGATGCATCGATACTTCCCAGGAATGAAAATCGTCTATGTCGTGCGTCATCCGCTTGATCGGCTCGTGTCTCAGTGGCGCCACGTCAAAGGACGATGCCCTGACTATGTGGCATTTGAGCGAATTCTTTCCGATCGTCGAGCCGCTCGCCTGTTGATCGGTTGTTCCAGTTACTACGAAAGAATCAACGCCTATCGAAGATATTTCCCGGATCAGCAGATCCATTGCTTGACGTTTGAGGATCTGATCGCTGATCCTGCTGCCGTGCTCGGGGAGCTGCTGGTTTTTCTGGGGCTTCCGCCTCAGACGCACAGCATTCTGGAAGCAGGAGAGTTGCCCAAGCTCAACAAGGTGGGACAAAAGGGTCGTGCCCATGTATCGGAGCCCGACTGGCCAGGCCCGATGCGTGCCTCTGTGATTCAACGGCTCCGTCCTGATGCGGAAGCCTTTCTCGCCTACATCGGCAAGCCAAAGGATTATTGGACTTGGTGA
- a CDS encoding glutaredoxin family protein, which translates to MADHLVLYSRPGCCLCEGLEEKLRRLTPPPPLVVVNVDDDPSLQARFGLEVPVLGWRTATGEQLLPRVPPRLVDTALLVWLGKNGFPGGSV; encoded by the coding sequence ATGGCCGATCACCTGGTGCTCTACTCCCGCCCGGGCTGCTGCCTGTGTGAGGGGTTGGAGGAGAAGCTGCGCCGGCTGACGCCGCCGCCGCCCCTGGTGGTGGTGAATGTGGACGACGATCCTTCCCTGCAGGCCCGCTTCGGGCTGGAGGTGCCGGTGCTGGGCTGGCGCACGGCCACGGGCGAGCAGCTGCTGCCCCGGGTGCCGCCTCGCCTGGTGGACACGGCCCTGCTGGTTTGGTTGGGCAAGAACGGTTTTCCTGGGGGAAGCGTCTAG
- the yidD gene encoding membrane protein insertion efficiency factor YidD produces the protein MAPSPELPGPAGPSRWLAWLLLGLIGLYRRLLSPLLGPRCRFIPSCSAYGLEAISRHGPWRGGWLTLRRLLRCHPFTPCGCDPVPD, from the coding sequence CTGGCCCCATCCCCTGAGTTGCCCGGGCCTGCGGGCCCCTCCCGCTGGCTGGCCTGGCTTCTGCTGGGGCTGATCGGCCTCTACCGCCGCTTGCTCTCCCCCCTGCTGGGCCCCCGTTGCCGCTTCATTCCCAGCTGCAGTGCCTATGGCCTGGAGGCGATCAGCCGCCATGGACCCTGGCGCGGCGGCTGGCTCACCCTGCGGCGGCTGCTGCGCTGCCACCCCTTCACGCCCTGCGGCTGTGATCCGGTGCCCGACTGA